Proteins encoded within one genomic window of Bombina bombina isolate aBomBom1 chromosome 1, aBomBom1.pri, whole genome shotgun sequence:
- the NKX2-1 gene encoding homeobox protein Nkx-2.1, with protein sequence MSMSPKHTTPFSVSDILSPLEESYKKVGMDATGLGGPLAAYRQSQVSQQSMQQHGMGHNGPVSAAYHMTAAGVPQLSHTTMGGYCNGNLGNLGNMSELPPYQETMRNSSATGWYGTNPDPRFSTISRFMGPSSGMNMGGLGNMGSLGDVGKSMAPLQSTPRRKRRVLFSQAQVYELERRFKQQKYLSAPEREHLASMIHLTPTQVKIWFQNHRYKMKRQAKDKAAQQQMQQDTSSCQQQQSPRRVAVPVLVKDGKPCQAGSNTPTAALQNHQQQAATAITVSNGLGQHQSHQTNSAGQSPDLGHHSNSPSGLQSQVTSLSHLNSSSSDYGTAMSCSTLLYGRTW encoded by the exons ATGTCGATGAGTCCCAAGCATACAACTCCATTCTCAGTGTCTGATATCTTGAGTCCTCTGGAGGAAAGCTACAAGAAAGTGGGCATGGATGCTACTGGCTTGGGGGGTCCCCTGGCAGCCTATAGACAATCTCAAGTCTCCCAGCAAAGCATGCaacaacatggcatgggccataatGGGCCAGTAAGTGCTGCATACCACATGACAGCTGCAGGGGTCCCACAGTTATCCCACACAACCATGGGGGGCTACTGCAATGGGAATTTGGGCAACCTGGGCAATATGAGCGAGCTTCCACCATATCAAGAGACAATGAGGAACAGTTCAGCTACTGGATGGTATGGAACCAATCCGGACCCAAGATTTTCTACTA TTTCCCGTTTTATGGGTCCCTCAAGTGGGATGAATATGGGAGGTCTTGGAAACATGGGATCACTTGGAGACGTGGGTAAGAGCATGGCCCCCCTCCAGAGCACCCCAAGGAGAAAGCGACGGGTCCTATTTTCGCAAGCTCAGGTCTATGAATTGGAAAGACGTTTCAAGCAGCAAAAATACCTTTCTGCTCCAGAAAGGGAACATTTGGCCAGCATGATCCACCTTACCCCCACTCAGGTAAAGATCTGGTTTCAAAACCACCGCTACAAGATGAAGAGGCAAGCCAAGGACAAGGCAGCCCAGCAACAGATGCAGCAGGACACTAGCTCCTGCCAACAGCAACAGTCTCCTAGAAGGGTGGCAGTACCAGTGCTGGTGAAGGATGGAAAACCATGCCAGGCTGGCTCAAACACCCCAACTGCTGCCCTCCAAAACCACCAGCAACAAGCAGCCACTGCTATCACAGTATCAAATGGCCTGGGTCAGCACCAAAGTCACCAAACAAACAGTGCAGGTCAGTCCCCAGATCTGGGCCACCATTCAAACAGCCCATCAGGTCTCCAGAGTCAGGTTACCAGCCTGTCCCACCTAAACTCTTCCAGTTCTGACTATGGCACTGCCATGTCCTGCTCCACCTTACTATATGGCAGGACCTGGTGA